One Abditibacteriota bacterium DNA segment encodes these proteins:
- a CDS encoding SGNH/GDSL hydrolase family protein: MSEPVKVVLLGDSIRMNYGPRTAERLGEGYTVWQPEDNCRFVKYLLQGIFTDWREHIAGCDIVHFNAGNWDISDNAGDGPLSSKEEYAANLLRAARYLKTLAGTVCFATTIPARPERAITDNRLVAEYNAAVVPALKREGVLIDDLYSLVNSDIYTYIRADDQVHLTDEGIEACSAQVADFIRSISVK; this comes from the coding sequence ATGAGCGAGCCTGTAAAGGTGGTATTGCTGGGAGATTCCATCAGGATGAACTACGGCCCCCGGACCGCGGAGCGGCTGGGAGAGGGCTACACCGTATGGCAGCCGGAGGACAACTGCCGCTTTGTCAAATATCTGCTGCAGGGCATATTCACGGACTGGCGGGAGCATATAGCCGGCTGCGATATAGTCCATTTCAACGCGGGCAACTGGGATATATCCGACAACGCGGGAGACGGCCCCCTGTCCTCAAAGGAGGAATACGCCGCCAACCTGCTGCGGGCCGCCCGTTATCTGAAGACTCTGGCCGGGACCGTGTGCTTTGCCACCACCATCCCCGCCCGGCCCGAAAGAGCCATCACCGACAACCGTCTGGTGGCGGAATACAACGCCGCCGTGGTCCCGGCTCTCAAGCGGGAAGGGGTCCTCATAGACGACCTGTATTCGCTGGTCAACAGCGATATATACACGTATATCAGGGCAGACGACCAGGTCCATCTGACCGACGAGGGCATAGAAGCCTGCTCGGCTCAGGTGGCGGACTTCATAAGGAGCATCTCAGTCAAATGA
- a CDS encoding GH36 C-terminal domain-containing protein — MIRALFVIFSAALLAGLLTAAGMAADMTVETPEARMVLRAEDGAASLVSLSLRGGSELLDAPCGLALPRGYMEDGAEKPFRWTCVSVSGSSRARRLVFHDSAADASCILTVSGSRIKGAPFQFEGRLSVGRPLTIAAGEAFRAVIREDRDPLVWTFDKEGGFAFGWKLFSGVYSPGSGIRQTRLAPGAEAAARTRTDQNWNAGGEIPMMYIDYGDRGLYLAFEWTNTVLTARGLEGHGAALSAALSDGNMITRLPKGGSMLIPPVYLGVYRGDVDDGSNAFKRWFVREKAPKNMLADPREPLVQQDMQLGYDVAKYGIQLIKMDYGWWSDEKAGPTWRTHEGLLEMHNSDYLKVLSDHGCRTLREYVARAKKAGVGVTMYVLLKDTQLDRQGVPTSVGTYGHPEWFSDVNVTGMGCSADLGNSECVAFYKKYLLDFFKRNAVTTWRSDFEPICRTSPRENRHLAGGNDVQYWATVGFGELVDHLTARLPGFRYESCSSGGSMKDLWTMTRASVINCDDSADYMSLHMSFYDSSYCIHPMQLQIPCNALTYTRGSANYTGTADYLYGLRCQLTGAVMLSNWQGTTEEDKAYWPYHVKELYERRLKPLIRNGDLYHILPRPDGVHWDGLEYFDPDTNTGAVMLWKPTNEEGSSRTVALRGLEPDREYLLTFEDRREQSFRARGRELSEKGLTAVIGGAVGSEIVWISPADDK; from the coding sequence ATGATCCGCGCGCTGTTTGTGATATTCTCGGCTGCCCTGCTGGCAGGGCTTTTGACGGCGGCAGGCATGGCCGCCGATATGACCGTGGAGACCCCGGAGGCCCGGATGGTCCTGCGGGCGGAGGACGGCGCTGCGTCTCTGGTCTCCCTGTCCCTCCGGGGCGGCAGCGAGCTGCTGGACGCCCCCTGCGGATTGGCTCTTCCCCGGGGCTATATGGAGGACGGCGCGGAAAAGCCCTTCCGGTGGACCTGCGTCTCCGTGTCCGGCAGCTCCCGCGCCCGTCGGCTCGTCTTTCACGACTCCGCCGCCGACGCCAGCTGCATTCTGACCGTGTCCGGCTCCCGGATAAAGGGGGCTCCATTTCAGTTTGAGGGCCGGCTTTCCGTCGGGAGACCTCTGACCATTGCCGCGGGAGAGGCCTTCCGGGCTGTGATCAGGGAGGACCGGGACCCTCTGGTGTGGACCTTTGACAAGGAAGGGGGCTTTGCCTTTGGGTGGAAGCTCTTCAGCGGCGTCTATTCGCCCGGCAGCGGCATCAGGCAGACCCGCCTTGCCCCCGGAGCCGAGGCTGCCGCCCGCACCCGCACCGATCAGAACTGGAACGCCGGGGGCGAGATCCCCATGATGTATATAGACTACGGGGACCGGGGCCTCTATCTGGCATTCGAGTGGACCAACACGGTCCTCACCGCCCGGGGCCTGGAGGGCCACGGGGCGGCTCTGTCGGCTGCCCTGTCCGACGGCAACATGATCACCCGGCTTCCCAAGGGCGGCAGCATGCTCATCCCGCCGGTGTATCTGGGGGTCTATCGGGGAGACGTGGACGACGGCTCCAACGCCTTCAAGCGCTGGTTTGTCAGGGAAAAGGCTCCGAAAAACATGCTCGCAGACCCCCGGGAGCCTCTCGTGCAGCAGGACATGCAGCTGGGCTATGACGTGGCCAAATACGGCATACAGCTCATCAAGATGGACTACGGCTGGTGGTCCGACGAAAAGGCGGGGCCCACCTGGCGCACCCACGAAGGCCTGCTGGAGATGCACAACTCCGACTATCTGAAGGTGCTCTCGGACCACGGCTGCAGGACCCTGCGGGAATACGTCGCCCGGGCCAAAAAGGCCGGGGTGGGGGTCACCATGTACGTGTTGCTGAAGGACACTCAGCTGGACCGGCAGGGGGTGCCTACCTCCGTGGGCACATACGGCCATCCCGAATGGTTTTCCGACGTGAACGTCACGGGCATGGGCTGCTCCGCCGACCTGGGCAACAGTGAGTGCGTGGCCTTTTATAAAAAATATCTGCTGGACTTTTTCAAAAGGAATGCGGTCACCACCTGGCGCTCCGATTTTGAGCCCATCTGCCGCACCTCTCCCAGAGAAAACCGGCATCTCGCCGGGGGCAACGACGTTCAGTACTGGGCCACCGTGGGCTTCGGGGAGCTGGTGGACCACCTGACGGCCCGGCTGCCGGGGTTCCGTTATGAGAGCTGTTCTTCCGGAGGTTCCATGAAGGACCTGTGGACCATGACCAGGGCCAGCGTCATCAACTGCGACGACAGCGCCGACTATATGTCCCTGCATATGTCCTTTTATGATTCCTCCTACTGCATCCATCCCATGCAGCTGCAGATACCCTGCAACGCCCTGACCTATACCCGGGGGTCTGCCAACTACACAGGCACGGCGGACTATCTCTACGGCCTCCGGTGCCAGCTCACCGGCGCCGTTATGCTCTCCAACTGGCAGGGCACCACCGAGGAGGACAAGGCCTACTGGCCCTATCACGTGAAGGAGCTCTACGAGCGGCGGCTGAAGCCCCTTATCCGCAACGGGGACCTCTATCACATATTGCCCCGGCCCGACGGAGTCCACTGGGACGGGCTGGAATACTTTGACCCCGACACGAATACGGGGGCGGTCATGCTGTGGAAGCCCACCAACGAAGAAGGCAGCTCCAGGACCGTGGCCCTTCGGGGCCTGGAGCCGGACCGGGAATACCTGCTCACCTTTGAGGACAGGCGCGAGCAGTCCTTCCGGGCCCGGGGGCGGGAGCTGTCCGAAAAGGGGCTCACCGCGGTCATAGGCGGAGCCGTGGGCAGCGAAATAGTCTGGATAAGTCCTGCGGACGATAAATGA
- a CDS encoding ADP-ribosylglycohydrolase family protein yields MKKICFVAVLALLSAAVLGASFDRDTYYKKVLGCWNGKVIGGALGMPREGAWWENQLREFPVFPGYLTGVKCGWSFYRDHQTVPEDGEWTRVTFRCSLPGFRPDTTVPSPIIGISPENYDRPVHLQVKNIRITSHDIPLTDEDFRAFNACKYEDGCFDVNSAYGGERSWIQLADYRKMEGVKPGEPFEIQADIRYVSGENRIGLAFDYYQTGVNGFGPDDDTSYEIVGLLALEQFGPAVTSENIGELWLKLLPLNPNGPLAEEIAFGRMQKGIMPPESGNHDVGNAIGGQMKGEIWGLVCPGRPGLAAEYARRDGVVAHKEDGVYGEMFVAAMISEAFVESDVKKLIDTGLSVIPADSKYARMVRRVIDEYESGRTWAQILRDVKKEYPDMCDPVYPECAIITLALLEGKGDFDYTVITAFYCGSDTDCDTATVGAVIGTVIGYDAIPDRWKEPIHNDFRCFVKGYENWQITELCRRICRQGDRVMKYHGRTGRF; encoded by the coding sequence GTGAAAAAGATCTGTTTTGTCGCGGTCCTGGCCCTGCTGTCGGCGGCCGTCCTGGGCGCCTCTTTTGACAGAGACACCTATTACAAAAAAGTGCTGGGCTGCTGGAACGGCAAGGTCATAGGCGGAGCTCTGGGCATGCCCAGGGAAGGGGCCTGGTGGGAAAACCAGCTCAGGGAGTTCCCCGTCTTCCCGGGGTATCTCACCGGGGTAAAATGCGGCTGGAGCTTCTACAGGGATCATCAGACGGTGCCCGAGGACGGAGAGTGGACCAGGGTCACCTTCCGCTGCTCTCTGCCCGGCTTCCGGCCCGACACCACGGTCCCCAGCCCCATCATAGGCATATCGCCGGAAAACTACGACCGGCCGGTACACCTGCAGGTCAAAAACATCAGGATCACCAGCCACGACATCCCCCTCACGGACGAGGATTTCAGAGCTTTTAACGCCTGCAAATACGAGGACGGCTGCTTTGACGTCAATTCCGCCTACGGCGGCGAGAGGAGCTGGATACAGCTTGCCGACTACCGCAAGATGGAGGGCGTGAAGCCCGGCGAGCCCTTTGAAATACAGGCGGATATCCGCTACGTGTCCGGGGAGAACCGCATAGGCCTGGCCTTTGACTACTATCAGACAGGGGTCAACGGCTTCGGTCCCGACGACGACACCTCCTACGAGATAGTGGGCCTCCTGGCCCTGGAGCAGTTCGGCCCCGCCGTGACCTCCGAAAACATAGGAGAGCTGTGGCTGAAGCTGCTGCCCCTGAACCCGAACGGGCCGCTGGCGGAGGAGATAGCCTTTGGCAGGATGCAGAAGGGCATCATGCCTCCCGAGTCCGGCAACCATGATGTGGGCAACGCCATAGGCGGCCAGATGAAGGGAGAGATATGGGGCCTGGTGTGCCCCGGCCGGCCCGGGCTGGCGGCGGAATACGCCCGCCGGGACGGCGTGGTGGCCCACAAGGAGGACGGGGTGTACGGCGAGATGTTCGTGGCGGCCATGATCAGCGAAGCCTTTGTGGAGAGCGACGTGAAAAAGCTCATAGACACGGGCCTCTCCGTGATACCCGCCGACTCCAAATACGCCCGGATGGTCCGTCGGGTCATAGACGAATACGAGTCCGGCAGGACCTGGGCGCAGATACTCAGGGACGTGAAGAAGGAGTATCCCGACATGTGCGACCCGGTGTATCCCGAGTGCGCCATCATCACTCTGGCCCTGCTGGAGGGCAAGGGAGACTTTGACTACACCGTCATCACCGCCTTCTACTGCGGCTCGGACACGGACTGCGACACTGCCACCGTGGGGGCCGTCATAGGTACTGTCATAGGCTATGACGCCATCCCCGACCGGTGGAAGGAGCCCATCCACAACGATTTTCGCTGCTTTGTCAAGGGCTATGAAAACTGGCAGATCACCGAGCTCTGCCGGCGCATATGCCGTCAGGGAGACAGGGTGATGAAGTATCACGGCAGGACGGGCAGATTTTGA
- a CDS encoding ADP-ribosylglycohydrolase family protein produces MKIRGFLVLWGLLALLSAAAWSAPLDRDTYYKKVLGCWNGKCIGGGLGMPVEGAWWENQLKNYPVVDGYVGYIGNVIRSWSGFLARAEVPMDGEWHEIELSVTVPEMDKDLFPAPIIGMSLEEYDKRSAILIRDIAITSHPVPLSEKMRTDFNGCNSCWYNTDLEAWVLDFPGEGGRSWIKTNNFSKFGTDIIKSGDTFTVRMNAKWLQGDNHFGLAFDFMDKDGSGFGPDDDTSYQIIGLLGLEKYGPSLTSEEIGRLWVEHINIDLPDYLAEGISLNRLRQGIMPPESGDHAVGNAIGGQMKGEIWGLVCPGRPDLAAEYARRDGVVAHKEDGVYGEMFVAAMISEAFVESDPRALIRAGLSVIPPESKYACMVQRVLDEYAEGRTWVQILRDVKKDYPSMCDPVYPECAIITLALLEGKGDFDYTIITAFYCGSDTDCDTATVGAVIGAVIGYDAIPDKWKKPIGNTFRCFVSGQESLKITDLCRRICRQGGRVLRYHGQKVDY; encoded by the coding sequence ATGAAGATACGAGGCTTTTTGGTCCTGTGGGGCCTGTTGGCCCTGCTGTCGGCGGCGGCCTGGAGCGCCCCCCTTGACAGGGATACCTATTACAAAAAGGTGCTGGGCTGCTGGAACGGCAAATGCATAGGCGGCGGTCTGGGTATGCCCGTGGAAGGCGCCTGGTGGGAAAACCAGCTGAAAAACTATCCCGTGGTGGACGGCTACGTGGGCTATATAGGCAACGTGATCCGGAGCTGGTCCGGCTTTCTGGCCCGCGCCGAGGTGCCCATGGACGGAGAATGGCACGAGATCGAGCTCAGCGTCACGGTGCCGGAGATGGACAAGGATCTTTTCCCGGCGCCCATCATAGGCATGTCCCTGGAGGAATACGATAAGCGAAGCGCCATACTCATCAGGGATATAGCCATCACCAGCCACCCCGTACCCCTCTCAGAAAAGATGCGGACGGACTTCAACGGCTGCAACAGCTGCTGGTACAACACGGATCTGGAAGCCTGGGTCCTGGATTTTCCCGGGGAAGGGGGCCGCAGCTGGATCAAGACCAACAATTTCTCCAAATTCGGCACCGATATCATAAAGTCCGGGGATACCTTCACCGTCCGAATGAACGCCAAGTGGCTGCAGGGGGACAATCATTTCGGCCTGGCCTTCGACTTTATGGACAAGGACGGCAGCGGCTTCGGACCCGACGACGACACCTCCTATCAGATAATAGGCCTGCTGGGCCTGGAGAAATACGGCCCCTCCCTCACCAGTGAGGAGATAGGCAGGCTGTGGGTGGAGCATATCAATATTGACCTGCCCGACTATCTGGCCGAGGGCATCAGCCTCAACAGGCTCAGACAGGGTATCATGCCCCCCGAGTCCGGGGACCACGCCGTGGGCAACGCCATAGGCGGCCAGATGAAGGGGGAGATATGGGGCCTGGTGTGCCCCGGCCGGCCCGATCTGGCGGCGGAATACGCCCGCCGGGACGGCGTGGTGGCCCACAAGGAAGACGGAGTGTACGGCGAGATGTTCGTGGCGGCCATGATCAGCGAAGCCTTTGTGGAGTCTGACCCCCGGGCCCTGATACGGGCCGGACTGTCGGTGATACCGCCGGAGAGCAAATACGCCTGCATGGTGCAGAGAGTCCTGGACGAATACGCAGAAGGCAGGACCTGGGTGCAGATCCTCAGAGACGTGAAGAAGGACTATCCCTCCATGTGCGACCCGGTGTATCCCGAGTGCGCCATCATCACTCTGGCCCTGCTGGAGGGCAAGGGGGACTTTGACTACACCATCATCACCGCCTTTTACTGCGGCTCGGACACGGACTGCGACACTGCCACCGTGGGGGCCGTCATAGGCGCCGTCATAGGCTATGACGCCATCCCCGACAAGTGGAAGAAGCCCATAGGCAACACCTTCCGGTGTTTTGTGTCGGGGCAGGAAAGCCTGAAGATCACCGACCTGTGCCGCCGCATATGCCGGCAGGGAGGCAGGGTGCTCAGGTATCACGGCCAAAAGGTGGATTATTGA
- a CDS encoding adenylosuccinate synthase: protein MSNVVVVGLQWGDEAKGKVVDFLSQDAEYVVRFNGGNNAGHTVVVGKDTYKFHAIPVGVLNPDAIALITDGVVLDLGVFAEELRGLRERGITADKIKVSGNVHIIMPWHKRLDALEEAYKKDGKVGTTGRGIGPCYADKASRIGLRIYDIIDPEALPVKLREVLRLKNDIITKVYGGEPFDYDEILEQYTVYGKALRPYVADTATMLFEATSDCRKILFEAAQGALLDIDQGTYPFVTSSHSISGGATLGTGVGPTAIDYVIGVAKAYTTRVGAGPMPTELFDDMGDVIRENGHEYGTTTGRPRRCGWFDAVCARYSCRINGCTSVAVCLLDVLNMPRIKICTKYEIDGRLTDVFPTKPELLAKARPVYEELEGWNCDVSGIRSFRELPEKCRAYVRRVEELMGCRICMVSVGPKRDQSIIIDRELLSVFDN, encoded by the coding sequence ATGTCAAACGTTGTTGTTGTGGGTCTTCAGTGGGGAGACGAAGCAAAGGGAAAAGTAGTGGATTTTCTTTCGCAGGATGCGGAATACGTGGTGCGTTTCAACGGCGGCAATAACGCCGGGCACACCGTGGTGGTGGGCAAGGACACCTACAAATTTCACGCTATTCCCGTGGGAGTGCTGAATCCCGACGCCATAGCCCTTATCACTGACGGCGTTGTGTTGGATCTGGGAGTATTTGCCGAGGAGCTCAGAGGGCTTCGGGAAAGGGGCATCACCGCCGACAAGATCAAGGTCTCAGGCAACGTGCATATCATCATGCCCTGGCACAAGCGGCTGGACGCTCTGGAGGAAGCCTACAAAAAGGACGGCAAGGTGGGCACCACCGGACGGGGCATAGGCCCCTGCTACGCCGACAAGGCTTCCAGGATAGGCCTGCGCATATACGACATCATCGACCCCGAGGCGCTGCCCGTCAAGCTCCGGGAAGTGCTGAGGCTCAAAAACGATATCATCACCAAGGTCTACGGCGGCGAGCCCTTCGATTATGACGAGATACTGGAGCAGTACACCGTGTACGGCAAGGCTCTCCGGCCCTACGTGGCCGACACGGCCACCATGCTCTTTGAGGCTACCTCCGACTGCCGCAAGATACTCTTTGAGGCGGCTCAGGGAGCGCTGCTGGATATAGACCAGGGCACCTATCCCTTTGTCACCAGCTCCCATTCCATTTCCGGCGGAGCGACGCTGGGCACCGGCGTGGGACCCACCGCCATTGATTACGTCATAGGAGTGGCCAAGGCCTACACCACCAGAGTGGGCGCCGGCCCCATGCCCACGGAGCTCTTTGACGACATGGGCGACGTCATCAGGGAAAACGGCCACGAATACGGCACCACCACCGGCCGGCCCCGCCGCTGCGGCTGGTTTGACGCGGTCTGCGCCCGCTATTCCTGCCGCATAAACGGCTGCACCTCCGTGGCAGTGTGCCTGCTGGACGTGCTCAATATGCCCAGGATAAAGATATGCACCAAATATGAGATAGACGGCCGTCTGACGGACGTGTTCCCCACCAAGCCGGAGCTGCTGGCCAAAGCCAGGCCCGTGTATGAAGAGCTGGAGGGCTGGAACTGCGACGTCAGCGGCATCAGATCTTTCCGGGAGTTGCCCGAAAAATGCAGGGCCTACGTCCGCAGAGTGGAGGAGCTGATGGGCTGCCGGATATGTATGGTGTCCGTGGGACCCAAACGGGACCAGAGCATCATCATCGACCGGGAGCTCCTGTCGGTGTTTGACAACTAA